In Bicyclus anynana chromosome 13, ilBicAnyn1.1, whole genome shotgun sequence, a genomic segment contains:
- the LOC112043116 gene encoding circadian clock-controlled protein daywake-like, which produces MILRASFGFLCFVLVSCNFVYGKLAPDYIHPCNATTSACLIKATQDAIPEFVKGIPNLGVPSLDPFVIEKLAIPLNGLKVTFYKGKVSGFRKCIVDNVISELEKRHFVLEFHCNLTIKGQYDAVGRILLFPINGEGDAKVKLTNLRMKLDINTKYVKDKQGIDYFSIKNYKYSFDYGDHVYFDLQNLFKESKQLSETVLNFLNDNWKTVAEEFGKPIVDYAVDLAIRTVEKFFDKVPYDELIYVPLPV; this is translated from the exons ATGATTTTGAGGGCGTCTTTTGGTTTTCTGTGTTTTGTGCTCGTTTCTTGCAATTTCGTGTATGGAAAGTTGGCAc CCGACTACATCCACCCGTGTAATGCAACAACTAGCGCATGTCTTATAAAAGCAACGCAAGACGCTATCCCGGAGTTTGTGAAAGGTATTCCGAACCTCGGCGTACCTTCCCTAGATCCTTTTGTGATCGAAAAGCTGGCGATACCGCTCAACGGGCTCAAAGTAACGTTTTACAAGGGAAAAGTATCAGGCTTCAGGAAATGCATAGTGGATAATGTTAT ATCAGAATTGGAAAAACGTCACTTCGTATTGGAATTTCACTGCAATCTTACCATCAAGGGTCAATACGATGCAGTTGGCAGAATTCTACTGTTCCCTATCAACGGAGAAGGAGACGCGAAAGTTAAACTAA caAATCTTCGAATGAAACTGGACATCAACACGAAATACGTCAAAGACAAACAAGGTATAGACTACTTCTCCATCAAGAACTACAAATACTCCTTCGATTACGGTGACCACGTGTATTTTGACCTACAGAATCTCTTCAAAGAAAGCAAACAgctaa gtgAAACAGTATTAAACTTCCTTAATGATAATTGGAAGACCGTCGCCGAAGAATTCGGGAAACCTATCGTAGATTATGCAGTAGATTTAGCAATAAGGACAGTAGAGAAGTTCTTTGATAAGGTTCCCTACGACGAATTAATATACGTTCCTTTGCCGGtgtaa